From the Petrotoga miotherma DSM 10691 genome, one window contains:
- the ftcD gene encoding glutamate formimidoyltransferase produces MNKIVECVPNFSEGRDKEKLECIVDEVRKQEGVKLLDYSMDKDHNRSVVTFVGEPDMVIEAAFNACKKAAELIDLRTHKGEHPRMGATDVIPLIPIKNISMQECVEYSKKLAKRIGEELNIPVILYEKSASRPEREDLAVIRKGEFEGMFEKLKQEEFKPDFGPDQPHESAGVTAVGARMPLIAFNVNLNTNNLDIAKKIAKAVRGKSGGFKYCKALGFELKERNIVQVSMNMVDYTKTPLYRVFQVIENEANRYGVNVVGSEIVGLVPMNALVDTADYFLKLEDFSYDRVLENKIYGD; encoded by the coding sequence TTGAACAAAATCGTTGAATGTGTTCCAAATTTCAGTGAAGGAAGAGATAAAGAAAAGTTAGAATGTATTGTAGATGAAGTAAGAAAACAAGAAGGAGTAAAATTATTAGATTACTCTATGGATAAAGACCACAACAGAAGCGTAGTTACTTTTGTGGGAGAACCTGATATGGTAATAGAAGCAGCTTTTAACGCCTGTAAAAAAGCGGCTGAGTTGATAGATTTGAGAACTCATAAAGGTGAACATCCAAGAATGGGGGCTACAGACGTTATCCCGCTCATTCCAATTAAAAACATATCGATGCAAGAGTGTGTAGAATACTCTAAAAAATTGGCAAAAAGAATAGGAGAAGAGTTGAATATCCCCGTAATATTGTATGAAAAATCAGCCAGCCGACCTGAAAGAGAAGATTTAGCCGTTATAAGAAAAGGTGAGTTCGAAGGGATGTTTGAGAAATTAAAACAAGAAGAGTTCAAGCCAGATTTTGGCCCAGATCAACCGCATGAAAGTGCAGGAGTTACCGCCGTGGGCGCCAGGATGCCTTTGATAGCTTTCAACGTGAACCTGAATACCAACAATTTAGACATTGCAAAAAAGATAGCCAAAGCGGTTAGGGGGAAAAGTGGAGGATTTAAATACTGTAAAGCGTTAGGTTTTGAATTGAAAGAAAGGAATATAGTCCAAGTTTCCATGAATATGGTTGATTACACAAAAACACCTTTGTACAGAGTATTTCAAGTGATAGAAAACGAAGCGAACAGATATGGAGTGAACGTTGTTGGAAGTGAAATAGTTGGATTGGTACCGATGAATGCCCTTGTTGATACAGCTGATTACTTTTTAAAATTAGAAGATTTCAGCTATGACCGCGTTTTAGAAAATAAAATTTATGGTGATTGA